From one Brachypodium distachyon strain Bd21 chromosome 4, Brachypodium_distachyon_v3.0, whole genome shotgun sequence genomic stretch:
- the LOC100822573 gene encoding uncharacterized protein LOC100822573, translated as MDVSASSSANYRYTNIAYLTALPRGRLTLTAADLYTVSRAPPTAISSSPDPNAVAPLAALHPPRSPPAAAAAMSRPSKTSSATSQPRRASPSPTPSPATAPKSKAKTLAGSGTQRRRSPLSDLNSGDASAARTGCFRFLLSSNNKSGSKTRCASTPRTTPATSGPKLRPASKTQRAAGAGRLPDQESTTKTDPWPGREPRGRRQEPIGGGRIRRLEEPARKHQGLARRQQHHLEALTPERKAGARSNTPSSGATPPIHASISPEVVACGAATPACFAAGHHVLPGVRDRRKCRARGILDIAGEGTSEELDSAPSRASIHWLSSSLSEEAGTCSTKCGNEDPVIWLPSPRDEGVACLLEDEIFVPGCSLEDAFWRFSPDCTGLLGSPVLGGQLDFGTPASEISETTPSSGFLPVLKTPSTGDSISPFSLIVKRASHSSRLSSLCAQQGQGSYHCGSATDPTSISSESWTENASIGNCSGLARASSRPMTRMDPVVECLEMMSLSPRLGDADYDESRALPAPLPELSFQFAGAPTPLESIDLSSFKRSPYDTELKGKETSSRKPVSMETRISWREGLVSRMFDMGDLDCCKWMSDDEEGPIILGNAEALGKTKFQPISASCPHEGGEQSGFGSVEFSCNGGLLNYDSKTPPYPVSVAESMRAEGFELVSSDDSDWTLLYKNGLFET; from the coding sequence ATGGACGTGTCAGCGTCATCTTCGGCCAATTACCGTTACACAAACATCGCCTACTTGACTGCCTTGCCGAGGGGTCGGTTAACATTGACAGCCGCAGATCTCTATACCGTCTCCCGTGCTCCTCCAACGGCTATCTCCTCGAGCCCAGACCCCAATGCCGTTGCACCCTTAGCCGCACTCCATCCTCCccgatcgccgccggccgccgccgccgccatgtccaGGCCATCAAAGACATCCTCCGCCACGTCCCAGCCTAGGAGGGCCTCCCCTTCGCCGACCCCTTCCCCGGCCACGGCACCCAAGTCCAAGGCCAAGACCCTCGCTGGTAGCGGTACCCaacgccgccgcagcccccttTCGGACCTCAACTCCGGggacgcctccgccgcgcggACCGGCTGcttccgcttcctcctctcctccaacaACAAATCCGGGTCCAAGACCCGATGCGCGTCCACGCCGAGGACGACCCCCGCGACGTCCGGCCCCAAGCTCCGCCCGGCGAGCAAGACGCAgcgggcggccggcgcgggccgTTTGCCAGATCAGGAATCGACGACCAAGACGGATCCATGGCCCGGACGGGAGCCCAGAGGCAGGAGGCAGGAGCCGATCGGTGGTGGTCGGATCAGGAGGTTGGAGGAGCCGGCCAGGAAGCATCAGGGGCTGGCGAGGAGGCAGCAGCACCACCTCGAGGCCCTGACGCCGGAGAGGAAAGCGGGCGCGAGGTCTAACACGCCGTCGTCCGGGGCGACGCCGCCGATCCACGCGTCGATCTCgccggaggtggtggcctgCGGGGCGGCGACGCCCGCGTGCTTCGCGGCTGGGCACCACGTCCTGCCCGGCGTCCGGGACCGGCGGAAATGCCGGGCGAGGGGCATCCTTGACATCGCTGGGGAGGGTACGAGCGAGGAGCTCGACTCCGCGCCGTCCAGGGCGTCGATCCACTGGTTATCCTCCTCGCTGTCGGAGGAGGCCGGGacgtgttcgacgaaatgcgGAAACGAAGATCCCGTCATCTGGCTGCCGTCTCCACGTGATGAAGGCGTGGCGTGTTTGCTTGAGGACGAGATCTTCGTGCCGGGATGCTCGTTGGAGGATGCGTTCTGGCGATTCTCCCCTGACTGCACGGGATTGTTGGGCTCGCCGGTGCTTGGCGGTCAACTTGACTTTGGCACTCCGGCATCGGAGATCTCTGAGACGACACCGTCATCTGGATTTCTTCCCGTGCTGAAGACACCGAGCACTGGTGACAGCATCAGCCCCTTCTCTCTTATTGTCAAGAGGGCATCACATTCCTCTAGACTAAGTTCTTTATGTGCCCAGCAAGGTCAGGGCAGCTATCACTGTGGCTCGGCTACGGATCCGACATCAATTTCTAGTGAGTCATGGACTGAAAATGCCAGCATAGGCAATTGCTCAGGGTTGGCGAGGGCTAGTAGTCGCCCTATGACGAGGATGGATCCAGTGGTAGAATGTCTTGAAATGATGAGTTTGTCCCCAAGGCTTGGGGATGCTGATTATGATGAAAGTCGTGCTCTGCCTGCACCATTGCCTGAGCTCAGCTTCCAGTTTGCCGGTGCTCCAACACCTCTGGAGTCCATAGACTTGAGTTCTTTCAAGAGATCTCCTTATGACACAGAATTGAAGGGGAAGGAGACGAGTTCTCGGAAACCAGTCTCGATGGAGACTCGGATCTCTTGGCGAGAAGGGCTAGTTAGCAGAATGTTTGATATGGGTGACTTGGACTGCTGCAAATGGATGTCTGATGACGAGGAGGGACCAATTATCCTGGGCAATGCCGAGGCGttgggtaaaaccaagtttcAGCCAATCAGTGCTTCTTGCCCCCATGAGGGCGGCGAACAATCGGGCTTCGGCTCTGTTGAGTTCAGTTGCAATGGTGGTCTACTAAATTATGACAGTAAGACTCCTCCATACCCTGTTTCAGTTGCAGAGTCTATGAGAGCAGAAGGATTCGAGCTTGTCTCGTCCGATGACTCAGATTGGACTCTCTTGTACAAGAATGGCTTGTTTGAAACATGA
- the LOC100844113 gene encoding uncharacterized protein LOC100844113 has protein sequence MMACRLRFHQLRLIGVRPACCSPSREFAAVKSKKIQLPKKKRRLDEVCLERFQQYSRTYIQSWILQGKVHVNGRVVNKAGTQVSDKSVIEIKAEIPKYVCRAGHKLEAAIKEFGVDCDGKVALDSGLSTGGFTDCLLQHGASHVYGVDVGYGQVAEKIRVHEHVSVIERTNLRHLSELPQLVDLVTLDLSFISILVVMPAVVKVMKTESTLIALIKPQFEARRSQVGSGGIVRDPLVHKEVVDRIISGIEQFGFRNEGWIESPLKGAEGNIEFLACFHRIPVPEPQEEAEAQVAQAQET, from the exons ATGATGGCTTGCAGGCTCCGATTTCACCAAC TTAGGCTGATTGGCGTCCGACCGGCCTGCTGCTCTCCGTCCCGGGAGTTTGCTGCGGTGAAATCCAAAAAAATCCAGCTCCCCAAGAA GAAACGGCGCTTGGATGAAGTGTGTCTTGAAAGGTTTCAACAATacagcagaacgtacatccaGTCATGGATTCTTCAGG GTAAGGTCCATGTGAATGGACGAGTCGTGAATAAAGCTGGAACACAAGTATCTGACAAGTCGGTCATAGAAATCAAGGCTGAAATCCCAAAATATGTATGTAG AGCTGGGCATAAGCTAGAGGCAGCTATCAAAGAATTTGGAGTTGACTGTGATGGAAAGGTAGCCCTTGATTCAGGGCTGTCTACAGGCGGGTTTACCGACTGTTTGCTTCAGCATGGGGCATCACATGTTTACGGTGTTGATGTTGGCTATGGACAG GTGGCTGAAAAAATTCGTGTGCATGAACATGTTTCAGTAATTGAACgtacaaatttaagacatctTTCTGAGCTCCCACAACTGGTTGACTTGGTGACGCTGGACCTATCATTCATCTCAATTCTCGTG GTTATGCCTGCTGTAGTCAAAGTAATGAAGACAGAGTCGACGTTGATAGCACTTATCAAACCACAATTCGAAGCTCGTAGATCTCAG GTAGGAAGTGGTGGAATTGTTCGCGATCCTCTGGTTCATAAAGAG GTGGTAGATAGGATCATCTCTGGCATAGAGCAGTTTGGATTCCGCAACGAGGGCTGGATTGAATCTCCACTAAAGGGCGCAGAAGGGAACATTGAGTTTCTTGCCTGCTTCCACAGGATCCCCGTGCCAGAGCCACAGGAAGAGGCTGAGGCACAGGTAGCACAGGCACAGGAAACATGA